The following proteins come from a genomic window of Miscanthus floridulus cultivar M001 chromosome 2, ASM1932011v1, whole genome shotgun sequence:
- the LOC136539719 gene encoding probable pectinesterase/pectinesterase inhibitor 13, producing the protein MSSSDGGQSRNRLVVGVLSACLLVAMVIGTVVFFVNERAGYDSESKRNMIKTMRSVELFCAPADFQGTCRDTLESALSRTDPAEHPHAAAAAAITAVERALAEGFNRSSVLDAVRQSNDTLVWEAIHDCRMLLEDCRGNVERALSSIAWRGVDGPAQDLQAWLSAVITFQGSCVDMFPKGEVRDEVKSTMEKAREISSNALAIIKQGAALASMLDLNGGSPDDVNGKGSNRQLEEEGESTSSSSVPTWVPNEERKLLGVKGGRRKAALTPNVTVAKDGSGDFTNISAALDAMPDKYSGRYFIYVKEGVYDETVNITGRMANITMYGDGSKRSIVTGSKNIVDGIRMWRTATFAVDGDSFMAMKLGIRNTAGVEKQQALALRVKGDKAIFFNCRIEGNQDTLFAQAYRQFYRSCFISGTVDFIMGDAAAVFQRCLLLVRQPRPGQPAVVTAQSRRDHQQTTGFVIHRSQIVADEQLASSNSNKSAGAGASPVKAYLGRPWKEFARTVVMESIIDGFVHGQGYMPWEGKDDLGTAFFGEFRNAGDGANVTGRKEMRGFHVMGKDKALQFTVGHFLHGADWIPETGTPVSLGLSGEEE; encoded by the exons ATGTCGTCGTCCGATGGCGGCCAGTCGCGCAATAGGCTCGTCGTCGGCGTCCTGTCGGCGTGCCTGCTCGTGGCCATGGTGATCGGGACGGTCGTGTTCTTCGTGAACGAGAGGGCCGGCTACGACTCGGAGAGCAAGCGCAACATGATCAAGACGATGCGCAGCGTGGAGCTCTTCTGCGCGCCCGCGGACTTCCAGGGCACGTGCCGCGACACGCTGGAGTCGGCGCTGTCGCGGACGGACCCGGCCGAGCACCCgcacgccgccgcggccgccgcgatCACCGCCGTGGAGCGCGCGCTGGCGGAGGGGTTCAACCGCTCGTCGGTGCTGGACGCGGTGCGGCAGAGCAACGACACCCTGGTGTGGGAGGCCATCCACGACTGCCGTATGCTCCTGGAGGACTGCCGGGGCAACGTGGAGCGCGCGCTGTCCAGCATCGCGTGGCGCGGCGTGGACGGGCCCGCGCAGGACCTCCAGGCCTGGCTCAGCGCGGTGATCACGTTCCAGGGCTCCTGCGTTGACATGTTCCCCAAGGGGGAGGTCCGCGATGAGGTGAAGAGCACCATGGAGAAGGCGCGGGAGATCTCTAGCAACGCCCTCGCCATCATCAAGCAGGGCGCCGCACTGGCCTCCATGCTCGATCTCAACGGCGGCAGCCCCGACGACGTGAACGGCAAGGGCAGCAACCGTCAGCTGGAGGAAGAGGGGGAAtccacgtcgtcgtcgtccgtcCCCACGTGGGTGCCCAACGAGGAGCGGAAGCTGCTCGGCGTCAAGGGCGGGCGGCGCAAGGCCGCGCTCACGCCCAACGTGACGGTGGCCAAGGACGGCAGCGGCGACTTCACCAACATCTCGGCCGCGCTGGACGCCATGCCGGATAAGTACAGCGGCAGGTACTTCATCTACGTAAAGGAAGGCGTGTACGACGAGACGGTGAACATCACTGGTAGGATGGCCAACATCACCATGTACGGCGACGGGTCCAAGAGGTCCATCGTGACGGGCAGCAAGAACATCGTGGACGGCATCAGGATGTGGAGAACCGCCACTTTTG CGGTGGACGGTGACAGTTTCATGGCGATGAAGCTGGGCATCCGGAACACGGCGGGTGTGGAGAAGCAGCAAGCGCTGGCGCTGCGGGTGAAGGGCGACAAGGCCATCTTCTTCAACTGCCGGATCGAGGGCAACCAGGACACGCTGTTCGCGCAGGCGTACCGGCAGTTCTACCGCAGCTGCTTCATCTCCGGCACCGTGGACTTCATCATGGGCGACGCCGCGGCCGTGTTCCAGCGCTGCCTGCTGCTGGTGCGGCAGCCGCGGCCGGGCCAGCCGGCCGTGGTCACCGCGCAGTCGCGGCGGGACCACCAGCAGACCACGGGCTTCGTCATCCACCGGAGCCAGATCGTCGCGGACGAGCAGCTCGCCAGCAGCAACAGCAACAAGTCCGCCGGGGCCGGGGCCTCGCCGGTCAAGGCGTACCTGGGCCGGCCGTGGAAGGAGTTCGCGAGGACGGTGGTGATGGAGTCCATCATCGACGGCTTCGTGCACGGCCAGGGGTACATGCCCTGGGAGGGCAAGGACGACCTGGGCACGGCCTTCTTCGGCGAGTTCAGGaacgccggcgacggcgccaacgTCACCGGGCGGAAGGAGATGCGGGGGTTCCACGTGATGGGCAAGGACAAGGCGCTGCAGTTCACAGTGGGCCACTTCTTGCACGGCGCGGACTGGATACCGGAGACCGGCACGCCGGTGAGCTTAGGCTTGTCCGGCGAGGAAGAGTAA